In the genome of Yarrowia lipolytica chromosome 1B, complete sequence, the window TGTTCGCCTTATGGTTGTCCCGACCTGCCAGGTGTGAGTTGTAGTAACAATTCTCAGGTGACAGTTTTACAAAATTGATTGTTTCAGATGGTCCCGTGGCTCCACATATCTCGTCTGTGTGTTGTTATCCATAGACAGCTGATGACTCAGGGTATTGTACCGCAGAAGATTTACTTACTCATATACTCTACACAACATGCGAATCTGCAGGTATCAGTCAGGGTCTGATTCTGGGTGAGTATGTTCATCACTGTAGCCAACACTTCtgtacctacttgtagtagggTATACTCTCTCGATCCAGTCAAATAGCCACCAATGTTTTCGTGGTACCAAgtctccaagctcatgaGACTACACCGTTGTTCGGAACCAGCAGGAGACAGATGAACCAATCGTGGAATATACTGCAAGTCGGCATTTCAATCTAGGATATTTTTCTTGTACaacgtacatactgtatgtactccCGTGCTGTAGATGGTTAGGAAGGGGCTGTGAATGTCTCAGGGACTTCGGTCAGATTGGTGTTGTTGGCTATGATGATGGGCAGATACAAAATAGCCGTCAGAATCACAGACATGCAGCGGAATCGATAAATAGCACAAATGTGTCCAGCTGGAGAATTCTCTCGGCCCAGGCTTGCCCGTGAAACATCACTCTGCTTAAACACTCCATGTTCCTCGTGTACTCTCCAGAGGACACAATTATCCGGCGTGCCTCACCTCATTCATGCCATGCCTGTTTCACTTCACTTGGGCAAAGATCAGATAAATATGAGACAAGTCGTTGAAGGCGGATGGTGAAGGAGCTTATGAAGCGATGAAAGCGGGAGGAAACTGTGAAATGGCAGCAAGCAACGCATATAGAACCGTTGTATAGGTGGTCAGGCTGTCGATTTATATACTCATGACCACCATAATATCTCGCCTACCCATCCGTACAACGTGCTTCCGTTAAGTTGACGGATgtaactacttgtagcgaCATGACGCAAAAATAAATCGTGCAGAACCTATTATTGCGTTTGCATGATCTAACCGATGCCCCGGTTGTCTAGACTTTCCTACCAGTCTGGCACACTCTCTCTATATACCTTCATTGTACCTTGTAACACatctactcgtacttatacttgtatgtactaaTACTCTTCCTGTCTCATTATACATTGCTATCAATGATTGAGTTCGATAGTAGGAACCAAAAGCTACTTTACGGAAGGTGGCATGTTCCATGTGAAAAGTGACCTGAATAGGTGTTAGTACGAAGGGGTCAAAATATTGCGTATTAGAATGAAAGGGCAATCGCTGGAATTGCTGTAACTGGGAGACTTCAATTGATGCCTCGGAAGTGTTAGAAATTAAATATATACCGAATTCGGAGCACAGATATACATTTTAAAGCACATGCACGCGCTGTGTTGTAATTATACCTGAAGAGGACAGAAGAAAATGCTATCGCTGCATACATTTTACGAGGTGCATTGCTCAAGCTCaattgtacagtaattcCACAGCTACCCTTACGCTATCGTCATCTAATGTCATATCTCATTATCTATAAATGTCTCGCTAAACGAATAGCTTATTTGTTGGCCTTCTCGAAGTACTCCTTGGCGTTGACAGGGTCAGCCTTGATAGTATCGGAGCCCTTCTGCCAGTTGGCGGGGCAGACCTCACCGTGCTTCTCAGTGAACTGGAAGGCATCGATGAGTCGGAGGGTCTCCTCGACGGATCGGCCAACGGGGAGATCGTTGATGGTGATCTGTCGGACAACGCCCTTGGGGTCAATGATGAAGATACCTCGGAGAGCGACACCGGCCTCGGGGATGAGAACACCGTAGTCCTTGGACAGGGTGTGGTTGGTGTCAGCAAGCAGGGGGATGTTGACGGgaccaagaccaccatCCTTTCGGGCAACGTTGGTCCAGGCAAGCAGAGAGTACTCGGAGTCGGTGGAGGCAAAGAGAACCTCGGCGCCTCGCTCCTTGAACTGAGAGACGGCATCGGAGTAAGCGATGATCTCGGTGGGGCAGACGAAGGTGAAAGCCAGGGGGATGAAGGCGAGGACAACCCACTTACCCTTGAACTGGTCGAGGGAGACCTCCTCGAAGACACCACCAGAGACGGCAGTCTTCTTGAAGTCGGGGGCGGGATGCTGAACAGTGGCGACCATTTTGTaagtgtttgtgtgtgtggttttGTGACAAGACAAGAGTGTAAGGGGTGGGCTGCAGAGGGCCTTTATATATTTGAGGTGGACAGCCTTTTTGGCTACCTCTGTGACCTGTAAGGTAAGGTCTGTAAACCTGTGTCGAGCTTAAATTCGGACTAGGTTCCAACTTTGGCCTTGTTAGATTGGAGCGCAAGTTGAGCATGATAGGATGGAAGAAGCGGTTTCCGCTTGTATTTTGATCGAAAAAAACACGGAATGGATAATTGTGACTTAATTGAACTGCCCTGTATCTTCATTTTCTTATCATTGCGGCTCGCGAGCAACACATACTCCTCCTACTACCTCTGGGTTCAAACCCAATTTCAGATTAGAAAGCATCGACGCAACGTTGGGTCTGGACCTGTTCTGAGCTGAGTAAGATGTAGAGAATCTTGGAAGGTCTCGACATGGCTAAAATTGTAATACTGACTAAAGAgcttggtcacgtggaatGACTATCGCGGAATGAGAATAAAGCTGACCACATTTCGAGTGCCTACAGCACCGTGCAGCTTGATCCTATAGACACACAAAATATCTCCTTTGCAGCTTCCCCTTTGTACGCACCGTTTTTCCGAAGCCCTGTTCAGAACTGTCCATAGATGCAGTGCTAGAAGATATTCCACGGATGGCCATGCCTACCGTTCATTACCATGGTAAACTGTATTGGATGGAGGCTTGTCTGTATCTGCCCTTCTCTACATGAGGTATTATCGATGTACACAATTTTGTACACCACCAGTATATCCATGGCTTCTCTAATCAGTATTAATTATACACTCCTACAGCAcaacatactgtacatcaAAAGTGCATCTATAGACACACTGTACAACCCGCATTTCTGCGACTGTGTGctagtacgagtacatgtaGTACGATACATGACACCGGCAGTTCGATTGTGTCTTCTGATGGCCACGAGTGGGTCTTCTCTGAGGTTGGACTGGAACATGTCTTTTTTCCGGGGCCTCCGACGGATAATCTTATCAAGCCACTTTTGGGCTTTTGACCGGGCTGGCTGGGTCATCAGCATTGATAGGCACCTGTAGATGTGTGTTCCGGGTCTTCAACGCGCGTTTGCGGCAAGTGGTTGGAGTATATTGGGTCAAATGGATCCGTTGCCTTTGTTTCCTTTCTTAATTATCCTCTGAATCACCCGGAATTTCCCTGGTTGTGTCATTCTGCCCCATAATCACGCTGTCTGTATTAATATCATACTCAtactggtacatactgtacctaaTTGTACGTGGGTTGAGATAGAAGTCTGAACAAACAGTTTGCAGATCAGACAAGCCACTGACAAAccatactacaagtagtgctGTTTCTATCGCATTATGGGgtctgctacaagtagaaccAATCTCTTTCAGTTGCCACGTGGTTTCTTACCGGTGGTTGCACATTCTCTTGTCATTGCACGGAACTCCATATACAGTAATTAGTACTTGTGACATAGAGTTCAAATTAATGAGATGACGTGTGATAGGGAAAACACGGAAGGGGTTGTCTACTACTTTAGGGACCGGTAGAAGGCCGACGTTTGTTGTCGTTCGATGCTCTGCGGCAGTTGTTCTTTGCTTTGAGGTGTTTTCAACTCACTCACATCTCGTCAGGGAGCAATCGAATTATGTCGGGTATTGCCGGGTATGCATGTTTCAATATTCTACCGACTTCGATGTTGTGGTTAGGGTATTCCGTATTCGGACTTAAATTGCCatgttactgtacttgtacatacagtacgtGTAAGTTGTCGCTTGAGGTGGTTGATCTGGGTGTGTATGTGATATGTTTCAATTTAGAGAAGTCGGGATATCAGAAATGGACAGAAATGCCCGACTAGACTCCACCAGGTGAAAAATAGAACGTCAAAACATTGTTGTCTTGGAATAATGACGAGACAACCAGTCttgtgttttttattttattataATAACATGATACTACAAACTCTGTAGAATACGCGGTGTTCCTTTGGTATGCTTGGCTTAACTAATTACAGTCGTACTTACTGAAAACCCAACTACTTGGACAAGTAATACCAAAGGTTGTTCAATTATTGAGTGCATGTACCGTATGTGTACTGCACAGTATAAGTATGTTATCCCTAATTATTCATTTAATACACCGAATAATGCCACCGGTTCAAGTAAGAGTGCATACTGATACCTCATCTCTGGAATTTGATGATGtctacaatatgtactCACACTAAGAGAACTGTGCAAGTcaccgtacagtactgtacatatcTATGGCTACAGTACCTCGAGCTCATGTCGGGTCTATCGCTAGATAGGTCAATAAGGGGTAAGTAGTCGTACTATGAGGGTATACCAATTTAGCCATGGCTGAAAAGTGAATACATAGCATCACCGAAAGGGTCTAGCGGATAGCTACCActggccaaaaaaaaaagggacaACAAAGAACGCTCGCTACATGTTTGTACCCTTCCAAATACACTGACACCACATTAGATCGCAGCTTATCAGGAAACGCACCACTATAAATGCTAAACCATGAACGCCAGTCGATGCTGGGATGACAGTAGACGTGTACCAAGGAGGCGCCCaatggagaggagagaCATACGGGGCGGGGAGGATCACACACTTATGGGCACTGGATAACGATTCCGTTTTGAGATGGTATCCAGTCATATCATGATCCTTCTGTCCGGTATGGGCCATCATTCCATGGATCATGAGATGTGTATATATTAATATCTGCATAGAAGGAGCCTCAGATAATAATGAATAGGCTGTAAACGATGCATCTGACACACTTATCACGCCTTCTGCTTGATTTCAGTGACTCAaatttattattattagTGCATCCCCTAGCAGATTCGAACACACACCCCCCCACAACAAGGCTAGATTTAAGCTTTAGGCCGTCAAAACTGCCACCATGGTCAGTGTGCTGATTTTATCACGAAGTCATCGACAAGGCTACCTCTAAGACTATCATCAGCAAGCACAAATCGAAGGACATCATCCCCCGACACGGCCGAAATGAACCACAACACGTCAtttcagcagcagttgttgcagcagctgcacCAGCCCGGCGGCAGCAACCCGGGCGGGGTGGGCGCAACTGGAGCAGGCAACAACAGTCCCTCCTATCCCGAGGCCAGTTTGATGGGCTCCAAATTCTGGCAGAAACAGATGCAATTGGCTCAATTATCGCGACAAACGGGACCCACCAGTCACGGCTATGCCCGGGCGGCAGCCATCAACTCGCGTCAACAACACGGTAGAGACGGAGCCCAGGTGGACGCAGACAAGGACCAAGGCCCCAGCCAACTGACTCTGGTGGATCTGGCAGTGCAAACGGTGCAGCAGGATCTGGTAGAGCAACAGCAGGCCACCGCAGCATCCACGCCCCAGAGAGGATACACAAATCAACAAAAGAAGGATCaactggaggaggagcgacaGATGACGCTGATgcagcaggagaagcaTCAGTACTGGGCTGATCTGGACATGTCGGGCCAGGGTCTTATGTGTCTGTCACCGCCGCTTTTTCGCAGCTACGAGTTTCTGCTCAAATTGTACATTAATCACAACAAGCTGACCACGCTGCCTCCGGCAATCCGATCTCTGCGGCAACTGCGTGTGCTAGACGTCAGCTCCAACATGCTTACCAAGCTCCCACCGGAGATCGGTATGCTCCACAACCTGAGATACCTGTTTGCGTTCGACAACTACCTCTCGACTCTGCCCCATCAGGTCGGTCAGTTGTACCagttggaggtgattgGTTTGGAGGGTAACCCAATCAACCAGCCAATCAAGGAGAAACTGGCGCAGGGTGGAACCAAGGAACTGGTTGCCGAGCTGAGAGAGTCTGCTCCTATGCCCGCTGCCCCCAAGCCTCGAGAATGGATCGTTCTGGAAGAGGCCGGTGGTCGAGGTGGCGctgcaacagcagcagcagcaactgAGGGAGAGTCTGGCTCTACTGTcgccacagccacagcaggAGCCAacgcagcagcagctggtgcATCTGCCTCGTCCGACACCTTTACTGTCATGTCCTACAACACTCTTTGTGACAAGTACACTACAGTCCAGATGCACGGCTACACCCCGCTATGGGCTCTTGGATGGAAACACCGATCTGAGACacttctcaaggaggtcatTGGATACGACAGCGACATTCTGTGTTTCCAGGAAGTCGACGGAGCCTCCTTTGAGGATTTCTGGTCACCCAAGCTGCACCAGCTAGGCTATGCTGGCCTGTACCATCCGAAGACCCGAGCACGAACAATGTCCAAGGAAAAGGATGCCAAGCGAGTCGACGGATGTGCTATTTTCTACAAGACGAAGTCGTTCTGTCTGATTGAAAAACTGTCTCTTGACTTTTCGTCTCTGGCACTTAAGAACAACGACTTCAAGAAGACTGCCGACACCTACAATCGAgttctcaacaaggacaacatTGCGCTAATTGCGCTACTAGAACATGTGACCACAGGCCAAAAGATCATCGTCACAAACACTCATTTACATTGGGACCCTGCCTTCAACGACGTCAAGCTCATCCAGGTggctctgcttctggatgaggtggagaagtttgCTGAGCGGGTTGCGAAGGACAGCAACCGAGTCAGCGCAAGAAACCAAGACGGTAACAACGTCAAATACGAGTCTGGCAAGAAACTGCCACTGGTCATCTGTGGAGACTTCAATTCCACCACCGACTCAGGTGTGTACTCGCTCTTCTCGCAGGGCACCGTGACCAACCACAAAGACATGTCTGGCAGAGCGTACGGCAAATTCACAGACGAGGGCATGAATCACGGCTTCACTCTCAAATCTGCATACTCGAACATTGGTGAGTTGGCATtcaccaactacacacCCAACTTCGTCGATGTGATTGACTACGTGTGGTATTCGTCCAACGCTCTGTCTGTGCGAGGTCTGCTTGGTGGCATTGATCCCGACTATACCAGCAACATGGTGGGATTCCCTTCGGTGCATTACCCCTCCGATCATATCTCTCTACTGGCCGAATTCTCCTTCAAGAAGCAAAAGGGAGGTGATGGCCAGCCGAAAAAGGCATTGGATTTCGGTAACTCTGGAAGCCACAGCGGCTCGCGAAAGACGTAAGGTCAAGGtagtggtggaggagctctgGAGAGCAACATCAGTCGCATAGAGCTATGACTGGAGTTACACAGAGCAGCAGCTATACAATGCCATCGTAGCAGCAGCTAgaagcaacagcaacagcaaaGCTCACTCAGCAGTTTTGTACAAGCAAACTGTTCTGAAACCACAGGGATATAGGTAATGAttatgtacgagtagaaTAAAAGGCAGTGTAGTTACCACGATActctgttgctgttgtaGCCGGAGGAGCCGAGAATCGAGCAACATGTGGGCCAGGGAACGGAGCAGGTAGTGTGTTGGCATCGGAAACAAGTATGGGCTATCTGCAATGCTCATGCCTGTTATCAGCAGCCAAGACCGCGCttacagtacgagtacaacaacgagtacaagtataagAATCGTAGTCTGTTATGACATGTTCTTTCAACGGTTCTAAACGAACCTTAGCTGAGAGGTGGCAGGTCTTTATGTGTGAACAACGAGATGCTGTATTGTTGTGTgcatgtatgtacaagtagtgtgtgtgtgtgataCTGAAGGTATTGATCTATTAGTATTCGGGGATGAGCAGTTGAATTGTAGATTCTGTCCAGACAGAATTTCGGGCGCGTTAAACACGAGCTTCAATCCTTTAGGTTCTTCTATTTTTGTCTGAGATAAACACACGAGGCAATCCAATCGTGTGTCTCTGAGGTTAGTTGTTCTGTAGCACTACGGCGCCCTTTGACTGTATGGTGATGTGGAGAGAGGGTAATTGAGATGAGAGAGGGTAAAAGGGACGTGGGGGGTACGATACTTGGGCTACCAGCACTGCTTGTAAATAGTAGGAGCATTTACAGGACATATTGCGCAATGTGATTCAGACATTGCTAATGACACAGTGATAAAAAGGTATTTATCATATATCACGTCTTGTATACAACTCCGGAAGACCTCTCAAATCGACCCGTTTAGGCCGCTTCTCGAAAAAGTCTAGCAAGGCGATCTCTGCACAACAAGCGTGTGGGTTCATTGCAGCCCAAAGCATCGAAATATACGAcagtggaggagatggaagggTAAATAACTGTGAGGAAtagattttttttgggtgGTCGTGAGTGATAGGTTGAACAAATCTCTAGAATATCTCACCACCGATGGCTCCTCTACCAGACCCTTCTTCCCTTCTTCCCTTCTTCCCTCCTTCTCTGACCACATCATCTCTCTACAGTGTCGTGCTCCAAATATACAGACTCTGCATCAGTGGATACAGCTCGGCACTACGTCATAGCCGGAAAGCTGTATGCTGCAAGCAAATGGGCGGCAGACTACCACAACGCGAAAGACATGTAAAAAACCTGACGTGTATGGTGAGCCACGGTACAGTGCAGGCGTTTATCACCAGCCCATATGTGAAAAGGGAATACCGTTACAGAGGTTTTTCTAACATCAGTCACTATTCACACACTCGATCAGATCGAAAACTTTCGCTTCCTCCAATACGACAGTCAATTAAACATgttgctcttctccatTGTTGCCATTGTTCCGATGCCCTGTACTGAGCATGTGGCCTTGAAAAGACACTGTATGCCAATATCGACCTCATTGGGAGCTACGTAAACAGCAAACTCTATTTTCAATTTACACACAGATCCCCATATAGCCAAAGTCATTTATGAGACCCGTTTCCTCCTCTCGACAGACTTTGTATTCACTCGACTTTCTCTTCATCC includes:
- a CDS encoding uncharacterized protein (Compare to YALI0B15125g, highly similar to uniprot|P34760 Saccharomyces cerevisiae YML028w TSA1 thiol-specific antioxidant P3.76. f3.1, similar to Saccharomyces cerevisiae TSA2 (YDR453C) and TSA1 (YML028W); ancestral locus Anc_5.569) — its product is MVATVQHPAPDFKKTAVSGGVFEEVSLDQFKGKWVVLAFIPLAFTFVCPTEIIAYSDAVSQFKERGAEVLFASTDSEYSLLAWTNVARKDGGLGPVNIPLLADTNHTLSKDYGVLIPEAGVALRGIFIIDPKGVVRQITINDLPVGRSVEETLRLIDAFQFTEKHGEVCPANWQKGSDTIKADPVNAKEYFEKANK
- a CDS encoding uncharacterized protein (Compare to YALI0B15147g, similar to uniprot|P31384 Saccharomyces cerevisiae YAL021c CCR4 transcriptional regulator P4.26.f2.2), translating into MNHNTSFQQQLLQQLHQPGGSNPGGVGATGAGNNSPSYPEASLMGSKFWQKQMQLAQLSRQTGPTSHGYARAAAINSRQQHGRDGAQVDADKDQGPSQLTLVDLAVQTVQQDLVEQQQATAASTPQRGYTNQQKKDQLEEERQMTLMQQEKHQYWADLDMSGQGLMCLSPPLFRSYEFLLKLYINHNKLTTLPPAIRSLRQLRVLDVSSNMLTKLPPEIGMLHNLRYLFAFDNYLSTLPHQVGQLYQLEVIGLEGNPINQPIKEKLAQGGTKELVAELRESAPMPAAPKPREWIVLEEAGGRGGAATAAAATEGESGSTVATATAGANAAAAGASASSDTFTVMSYNTLCDKYTTVQMHGYTPLWALGWKHRSETLLKEVIGYDSDILCFQEVDGASFEDFWSPKLHQLGYAGLYHPKTRARTMSKEKDAKRVDGCAIFYKTKSFCLIEKLSLDFSSLALKNNDFKKTADTYNRVLNKDNIALIALLEHVTTGQKIIVTNTHLHWDPAFNDVKLIQVALLLDEVEKFAERVAKDSNRVSARNQDGNNVKYESGKKLPLVICGDFNSTTDSGVYSLFSQGTVTNHKDMSGRAYGKFTDEGMNHGFTLKSAYSNIGELAFTNYTPNFVDVIDYVWYSSNALSVRGLLGGIDPDYTSNMVGFPSVHYPSDHISLLAEFSFKKQKGGDGQPKKALDFGNSGSHSGSRKT